From a single Solanum dulcamara chromosome 4, daSolDulc1.2, whole genome shotgun sequence genomic region:
- the LOC129885712 gene encoding dynamin-related protein 3B-like: protein MAEETSPSNTPDGSSSSSLGHSVIPIVNKLQDIFAQLGSQSTIELPQVAVVGSQSSGKSSVLEALVGRDFLPRGSDICTRRPLVLQLLQTKRNPDGTDEEWGEFLHLPGKRFYDFNEIRWEIQAETDREAGGNKGVSDKQIRLKIFSPNVLDITLVDLPGITKVPVGDQPSDIEARIRTMIMSYIKLPSCLILAVTPANSDLANSDALQIAGNADPDGYRTIGVITKLDIMDRGTDARNFLLGKVIPLRLGYVGIVNRNQEDIMMNRSIKDALVAEEKFFRSRPVYSDLADRCGVPQLAKKLNQILVQHIKKLLPGLKSRISAGLVSVAKEHASYGEITESKAGMGALLLNILSKYSEAFSSMIEGKNEELSTSELSGGSRIHYIFQNIFVKSLEEVDPCEDLTNDDIRTAIQNATGAKSSLFVPEVPFEVLIRRQIARLMDPSFQCARFIYDELVKMSHCCMVNELQRFPILRKRMDEVIGNFLREGLGPSEVMIGHLIEMEMDYINTSHPNFIGGTKAHEMALQQVKSSRIAAPNPRQKDGVDLEKAPTSERSLKSRAILARAVGGFVPDQIVRPAPEAEKTTASGSNVGSSWGISSIFGGSDNRPSVKDNFISKPFSDPVQSMDHAFSTIHLREPPSVLRPSETHSDQETIEIAITKLLLRSYYDVVRKNIEDSVPKAIMHFLVNHTKRDLHNVFIKKLYRENLLEEMLQEPDEIAMKRKRTRETLRVLQQAYKTLEELPLDAETVERGYSLGTDPTGLPKIHGLPTSSMYTTSSGSTDSYTGSPKNSRLRNASHSGELQLPMYGGADSNGGGHNVGIYPTVGV, encoded by the exons ATGGCGGAAGAAACATCACCGTCAAACACTCCCGATGGGTCGTCGTCGTCGTCATTGGGTCATTCAGTGATACCTATAGTGAACAAGCTCCAAGACATATTCGCACAGCTAGGAAGTCAATCCACCATTGAGCTGCCGCAGGTTGCTGTGGTAGGGAGTCAAAGTAGTGGTAAATCAAGTGTGCTCGAGGCGCTTGTAGGTCGTGATTTCTTGCCTAGAGGTTCTGATATATGTACCAGGCGACCTCTTGTACTACAGCTCCTTCAAACAAAGCGTAATCCTGATGGTACTGATGAGGAATGGGGAGAGTTCTTGCACCTTCCTGGCAAACGTTTCTATGATTTCAATGAAATTCGTTGGGAGATTCAG GCGGAGACAGATAGGGAAGCAGGAGGAAATAAAGGTGTCTCGGACAAGCAGATACGATTGAAAATTTTCTCACCAAATGTTCTTGATATTACTCTAGTGGATTTGCCTGGCATAACAAAGGTGCCTGTTGGAGATCAACCTTCTGACATTGAAGCTCGGATCAGAACAATGATCATGTCTTATATTAAGCTCCCAAGCTGCTTAATATTGGCTGTAACACCAGCTAATTCTGACTTAGCCAACTCAGATGCTCTTCAGATTGCTGGGAATGCTGACCCTGATG GTTATCGAACCATTGGAGTCATCACAAAG TTGGACATCATGGATAGGGGTACTGACGCTCGTAACTTTTTACTTGGAAAAGTGATTCCCCTTCGCCTTGGTTATGTTGGTATAGTGAATCGTAATCAGGAG GATATTATGATGAACCGGAGTATTAAAGATGCACTTGTAGCTGAGGAGAAGTTCTTCCGCAGCCGTCCT GTATATAGTGATCTTGCTGATCGCTGTGGTGTACCTCAATTGGCAAAAAAGTTGAACCAG ATTTTGGTGCAACACATCAAAAAACTTCTTCCAGGATTGAAATCACGCATTAGTGCTGGACTTGTGTCCGTCGCAAAGGAGCATGCTAGCTATGGGGAGATCACGGAGTCAAAG GCTGGTATGGGTGCTCTCCTTCTGAACATTCTTTCCAAGTACAGTGAAG CATTCTCTTCAATGATAGAAGGCAAAAATGAAGAACTGTCAACTTCTGAGCTGTCTGGTGGATCAAGAATTCATTACATTTTTCAGAACATATTTGTGAAGAGTTTGGAG GAAGTTGATCCTTGTGAAGATTTAACCAATGATGACATCCGAACTGCCATTCAAAATGCAACGGGTGCCAAATCTTCATTATTTGTGCCAGAA GTGCCATTTGAAGTTCTCATCCGAAGGCAAATAGCACGTTTAATGGACCCGAGTTTTCAGTGTGCAAGATTTATATATGATGAGCTGGTTAAA ATGAGTCATTGTTGTATGGTCAATGAGTTGCAACGGTTTCCAATTTTGAGAAAGCGCATGGATGAGGTTATTGGAAATTTTTTGCGTGAAGGACTGGGACCTTCAGAAGTAATGATTGGGCACCTTATTGAGATGGAA ATGGATTACATAAATACTTCACATCCAAACTTTATTGGTGGGACTAAAGCTCATGAGATGGCATTACAGCAGGTCAAGTCCTCTAGGATTGCTGCACCTAATCCGAGGCAGAAA GATGGTGTAGATTTAGAAAAAGCACCAACCTCTGAAAGAAGTCTAAAATCACGTGCTATTCTTGCCAGAGCAGTTGGTGGTTTTGTCCCTGATCAG ATTGTTCGGCCTGCTCCAGAAGCTGAGAAAACTACAGCATCAG GATCAAATGTTGGTTCAAGTTGGGgaatatcatcaatatttgGTGGCTCGGACAATCGTCCATCTGTAAAAGACAATTTCATTAGCAAGCCATTCAGTGATCCTGTACAGAGCATGGATCATGCTTTCTCAACGATCCACTTGAGAGAG CCCCCAAGTGTCTTGAGGCCTTCAGAAACTCATTCAGATCAGGAGACTATAGAAATTGCCATTACAAAACTGTTGTTGCGGTCATACTACGACGTTGTCAGGAAGAATATTGAAGACTCAGTACCTAAAGCAATCATGCATTTTCTG GTAAATCACACCAAAAGAGATCTTCACAATGTGTTTATCAAGAAACTCTACAG AGAAAACCTCCTCGAAGAAATGTTGCAAGAACCTGATGAGATAGCCATGAAGAGAAAGCGTACACGTGAGACACTTCGTGTTCTTCAGCAAGCTTACAAG ACATTGGAGGAGTTACCGCTTGATGCTGAGACAGTTGAGAGGGGTTATAGCTTGGGTACTGATCCGACAGGCCTTCCAAAGATTCATGGGCTTCCAACATCATCAATGTACACCACAAGCAGTGGCTCAACTGATTCATACACTGGTTCTCCTAAGAACTCTAGATTGCGCAATGCATCCCATTCAGGTGAGCTACAGTTACCAATGTATGGTGGTGCAGATTCAAACGGTGGTGGGCATAATGTTGGTATTTATCCAACAGTAGGTGTATAG
- the LOC129885713 gene encoding GATA transcription factor 19-like isoform X1: MEAAANSRKVQGGQYGVVAFEQEYMNVPIRVDGFGGGGFEADDISGGGCEEAMSSGEELQVCSLPPLASPIDSGRVMAVPSRTSELTISFEGQVYVFPAVTPEKVQAVMLLLGGSEMPSYAASSDSVALRSTKSVDNDVLTRQNISPRMASLIRFREKRKDRCFEKTIRYTCRKEVAQRMHRKNGQFASLKEGEKSSADNIDSGDSTAHPEPTLRRCHHCGTNESETPAMRRGPSGPRTLCNACGLMWANKGMLRDTTKGGRRVPFDKSEPGTPDIKLSTVAPENSYLKQHQEGSSGETKLTEENPSDTTAELDMQEAAENFADNSPVGIGSSSVNIDEEQDNLDEFANASGTEFEIPANFDEQIGIDSHMGVHWPAT; this comes from the exons ATGGAAGCGGCGGCGAATTCGAGGAAAGTGCAAGGTGGGCAGTATGGAGTAGTAGCGTTTGAGCAGGAGTATATGAATGTACCAATTCGAGTGGATGGATTTGGAGGTGGAGGATTTGAGGCGGATGATATCAGCGGTGGTGGCTGTGAGGAGGCGATGAGTAGCGGTGAAGAGTTACAGGTGTGCTCTCTGCCGCCTCTTGCTAGCCCGATAGATAGCGGCAGAGTTATGGCTGTGCCTTCGCGGACTAGTGAGCTTACTATTTCTTTTGAAGGCCAAGTCTATGTATTCCCTGCTGTTACTCCTGAAAAG GTGCAAGCGGTGATGCTATTATTAGGAGGGTCTGAGATGCCTAGTTATGCAGCTAGCTCAGATTCTGTTGCACTGCGAAGTACTAAG AGTGTTGATAATGATGTCCTTACCAGGCAAAACATTTCTCCGAGAATGGCATCTCTGATTAGATTCCgggagaagagaaaagatagatGCTTTGAGAAAACAATTCGTTATACTTGTCGGAAAGAAGTTGCACAGAG GATGCATCGTAAAAATGGACAATTTGCTTCTTTAAAAGAGGGTGAAAAGTCGTCTGCTGACAATATCGATTCAGGGGACAGCACTGCTCATCCTGAACCTAC ACTACGAAGATGTCACCACTGTGGTACTAATGAAAGTGAGACCCCTGCAATGCGGCGGGGCCCATCAGGCCCTAGAACCCTCTGCAATGCTTGTGGGCTTATGTGGGCAAACAAG GGTATGTTAAGAGATACTACAAAGGGAGGGAGACGTGTACCCTTTGACAAAAGCGAGCCA GGAACTCCAGATATCAAGCTGTCTACCGTTGCACCTGAGAATTCTTATCTAAAGCAACATCAAGAG GGAAGTTCGGGAGAGACAAAGCTAACGGAGGAAAATCCTTCAGATACAACTGCTGAGCTG GATATGCAAGAAGCTGCAGAAAACTTTGCTGATAATTCTCCTGTTGGTATTGGAAGTTCTTCAGTTaacattgatgaagag CAGGATAATCTCGACGAATTTGCAAATGCTTCTGGTACTGAATTTGAGATTCCTGCAAACTTCGATGAACAG ATTGGCATTGATTCACATATGGGTGTTCACTGGCCTGCGACATGA
- the LOC129885713 gene encoding GATA transcription factor 19-like isoform X2, which translates to MEAAANSRKVQGGQYGVVAFEQEYMNVPIRVDGFGGGGFEADDISGGGCEEAMSSGEELQVCSLPPLASPIDSGRVMAVPSRTSELTISFEGQVYVFPAVTPEKVQAVMLLLGGSEMPSYAASSDSVALRSTKSVDNDVLTRQNISPRMASLIRFREKRKDRCFEKTIRYTCRKEVAQRMHRKNGQFASLKEGEKSSADNIDSGDSTAHPEPTLRRCHHCGTNESETPAMRRGPSGPRTLCNACGLMWANKGMLRDTTKGGRRVPFDKSEPGTPDIKLSTVAPENSYLKQHQEGSSGETKLTEENPSDTTAELDMQEAAENFADNSPVGIGSSSVNIDEEDNLDEFANASGTEFEIPANFDEQIGIDSHMGVHWPAT; encoded by the exons ATGGAAGCGGCGGCGAATTCGAGGAAAGTGCAAGGTGGGCAGTATGGAGTAGTAGCGTTTGAGCAGGAGTATATGAATGTACCAATTCGAGTGGATGGATTTGGAGGTGGAGGATTTGAGGCGGATGATATCAGCGGTGGTGGCTGTGAGGAGGCGATGAGTAGCGGTGAAGAGTTACAGGTGTGCTCTCTGCCGCCTCTTGCTAGCCCGATAGATAGCGGCAGAGTTATGGCTGTGCCTTCGCGGACTAGTGAGCTTACTATTTCTTTTGAAGGCCAAGTCTATGTATTCCCTGCTGTTACTCCTGAAAAG GTGCAAGCGGTGATGCTATTATTAGGAGGGTCTGAGATGCCTAGTTATGCAGCTAGCTCAGATTCTGTTGCACTGCGAAGTACTAAG AGTGTTGATAATGATGTCCTTACCAGGCAAAACATTTCTCCGAGAATGGCATCTCTGATTAGATTCCgggagaagagaaaagatagatGCTTTGAGAAAACAATTCGTTATACTTGTCGGAAAGAAGTTGCACAGAG GATGCATCGTAAAAATGGACAATTTGCTTCTTTAAAAGAGGGTGAAAAGTCGTCTGCTGACAATATCGATTCAGGGGACAGCACTGCTCATCCTGAACCTAC ACTACGAAGATGTCACCACTGTGGTACTAATGAAAGTGAGACCCCTGCAATGCGGCGGGGCCCATCAGGCCCTAGAACCCTCTGCAATGCTTGTGGGCTTATGTGGGCAAACAAG GGTATGTTAAGAGATACTACAAAGGGAGGGAGACGTGTACCCTTTGACAAAAGCGAGCCA GGAACTCCAGATATCAAGCTGTCTACCGTTGCACCTGAGAATTCTTATCTAAAGCAACATCAAGAG GGAAGTTCGGGAGAGACAAAGCTAACGGAGGAAAATCCTTCAGATACAACTGCTGAGCTG GATATGCAAGAAGCTGCAGAAAACTTTGCTGATAATTCTCCTGTTGGTATTGGAAGTTCTTCAGTTaacattgatgaagag GATAATCTCGACGAATTTGCAAATGCTTCTGGTACTGAATTTGAGATTCCTGCAAACTTCGATGAACAG ATTGGCATTGATTCACATATGGGTGTTCACTGGCCTGCGACATGA